Proteins from a genomic interval of Asticcacaulis sp. AND118:
- a CDS encoding methyl-accepting chemotaxis protein, producing MSLIAVVGIGSVVYTDLSLGKSIEQYDQAITGPAPATVALARSGRHAAWTSRSILKAIVASDAAKLENARHDIEDGKTKFNAEMDKAKGLLPDKAAEFAPLREKYNSAMAGSCAEVLSLAQAGQREAAITSMDSGCGPELLGVMTGIASVVDKTVAENNALSATLGKTSAEAMRNANIFGVVGLLLAGVLAVWLTRTGISAPVVRLDALMGQMAKGKLDVVIPGQDRRDEIGSMSRTAEAFRQGLAEAEALRAAAERQKIAAEAERRAMMLSLADDFEKSVGGIVSLVSAAATEMQAASAQLSATAQEASAQSVAVSAAAEEAGANVTSVAASTEELGASVSEIGRQVETSASVAANAVHEAEEAQVVVSELNETASSIGGVVDLIAGLASQTNLLALNATIESARAGEAGKGFAVVASEVKALASQTARATTDISEKIAKIQDATNRAALTMRNISGTIQSLNHSSTAIASAVEQQTAATQEIIQAVNQASVGTQEVTSNISGVAQAAEQTGEAAVQVQSSSAELATQAERLHHEMDKFLQTVRAA from the coding sequence ATGTCTCTCATTGCGGTCGTGGGTATTGGTTCGGTCGTCTATACCGATCTGTCGCTGGGCAAGAGCATTGAGCAGTACGATCAGGCGATTACCGGCCCCGCCCCCGCAACCGTCGCGCTGGCGCGTTCGGGTCGTCATGCTGCGTGGACATCGCGCTCGATCCTCAAGGCCATCGTCGCCAGCGATGCCGCAAAGCTCGAAAACGCCCGGCACGACATCGAAGATGGCAAGACCAAGTTCAATGCCGAAATGGACAAGGCGAAGGGGCTCCTTCCCGATAAGGCGGCGGAGTTTGCCCCCCTGCGTGAAAAGTATAATTCGGCCATGGCCGGCTCCTGTGCTGAGGTTTTAAGCCTGGCGCAAGCCGGGCAGCGTGAAGCCGCTATCACATCCATGGATAGCGGATGCGGACCTGAACTTTTGGGCGTTATGACGGGTATCGCGTCCGTGGTCGATAAGACCGTCGCAGAAAACAACGCCTTGTCGGCGACGCTCGGAAAAACCTCCGCCGAGGCTATGCGCAATGCCAATATTTTTGGTGTCGTGGGCCTGCTGTTGGCGGGTGTCCTTGCCGTTTGGCTGACCCGCACGGGAATCTCGGCGCCGGTCGTGCGTCTGGACGCCCTGATGGGGCAAATGGCGAAGGGTAAACTCGATGTCGTTATACCCGGTCAGGACCGCCGCGATGAGATTGGCTCGATGTCACGCACGGCCGAAGCCTTCCGTCAGGGGCTGGCCGAAGCCGAAGCGCTTCGCGCCGCCGCCGAACGTCAGAAGATCGCCGCAGAAGCCGAGCGACGCGCCATGATGCTCAGCCTTGCCGACGATTTTGAAAAGTCGGTCGGCGGGATTGTGTCTCTGGTATCCGCCGCCGCCACGGAGATGCAGGCCGCATCCGCCCAACTCAGCGCCACGGCGCAGGAAGCCTCCGCACAGTCGGTCGCCGTGTCGGCTGCGGCGGAAGAGGCCGGGGCCAATGTCACTTCCGTCGCCGCGTCTACAGAGGAACTGGGCGCGTCCGTCAGTGAAATCGGCCGTCAGGTCGAAACCTCAGCCAGCGTTGCCGCGAATGCCGTCCATGAGGCCGAAGAGGCGCAGGTCGTGGTCAGCGAGTTGAACGAGACGGCGTCGTCAATCGGCGGCGTCGTGGACCTGATCGCGGGGCTGGCCAGCCAGACCAACCTTCTGGCTCTCAACGCCACCATCGAGTCCGCACGCGCCGGGGAGGCGGGCAAGGGCTTTGCCGTGGTGGCCTCCGAGGTCAAGGCGTTGGCGTCGCAAACCGCCAGAGCCACCACCGACATATCCGAGAAAATCGCCAAGATTCAGGACGCCACCAACCGGGCGGCCCTGACGATGCGCAACATCAGCGGCACCATACAGAGCCTGAACCATTCCAGCACGGCGATTGCGTCTGCGGTCGAGCAGCAAACGGCGGCGACGCAGGAGATCATTCAGGCGGTCAATCAGGCCTCGGTCGGCACGCAGGAAGTGACCTCAAACATCTCCGGCGTGGCGCAGGCCGCCGAGCAGACCGGAGAAGCGGCCGTTCAGGTTCAGAGTTCGTCTGCCGAACTGGCCACGCAGGCCGAACGTCTGCATCACGAGATGGATAAGTTCCTCCAGACCGTGCGGGCGGCCTGA